The following are encoded in a window of Clostridium thermarum genomic DNA:
- a CDS encoding DUF2935 domain-containing protein: MYCFTYASSYDCIFNELLLWSEISSEHPVFIKTVADLSGINLPQDMENRLMNVNRDFSELKEKVLQTREVLTFNCYYRNDVGSETKKLIIEFIILDENFISLLAKVKTVVPEKKVWQMLLEHITEEQIFMKNIFENLKLQVF; this comes from the coding sequence ATGTATTGTTTTACCTATGCCAGCAGCTATGACTGCATCTTTAACGAGCTTCTTTTATGGAGTGAAATATCCAGTGAACATCCTGTATTTATAAAAACTGTGGCAGACTTATCAGGAATAAATTTACCGCAGGATATGGAAAATCGTCTTATGAATGTGAATCGAGACTTTTCAGAATTAAAGGAGAAGGTGCTGCAGACGAGAGAAGTGCTTACTTTTAATTGCTATTACAGAAATGATGTAGGCTCAGAGACAAAGAAGTTAATCATTGAGTTTATTATTCTGGATGAGAATTTTATAAGCCTTTTAGCTAAGGTAAAAACCGTTGTACCGGAAAAAAAGGTTTGGCAGATGCTGTTAGAACATATAACAGAGGAACAGATTTTTATGAAGAACATATTTGAGAACTTAAAACTACAGGTGTTCTAA
- a CDS encoding DUF3189 family protein, with product MIVIYHDVGGCHSSATAANIHINRLPMDRVPSKAELIALPTFDKLKKGDKGKMIYIGEDEFGAKVYTMARRRSQRIVIPAISDMYLANTGSLEGLFLSNTSPSVNNIMRIGGISSRVFKLVSFGRPIVAKGTLKAYPDIVEIVRKTKEYMKAHLKQ from the coding sequence ATGATAGTAATATACCATGATGTAGGTGGCTGCCATTCTTCTGCAACTGCCGCTAACATACATATCAACAGGCTTCCTATGGATAGAGTCCCCAGCAAAGCAGAACTAATAGCTTTGCCTACCTTTGATAAACTTAAAAAGGGTGATAAGGGAAAAATGATATATATAGGTGAGGATGAATTTGGTGCAAAAGTTTATACTATGGCCAGAAGGCGTAGCCAAAGGATAGTAATACCGGCAATTAGCGATATGTACCTTGCTAACACCGGAAGTCTTGAAGGCCTGTTTCTATCTAATACCTCTCCATCGGTAAACAACATTATGAGAATCGGGGGGATAAGTTCCCGGGTTTTTAAGCTTGTCTCATTTGGGCGCCCCATCGTTGCAAAGGGAACCTTAAAGGCCTATCCGGATATTGTAGAAATTGTACGTAAGACAAAGGAATATATGAAAGCTCATCTTAAGCAATAG